The Salinirubellus salinus genome segment TTCGCGCTGCTGTACGAACTGCTCGTCGGGGGGCCGCTCAGCCTCCGTCTCGGCCTCGACGTGCCGTGGTGGCACCCCGGACTCGACCTGCTGGCGCTCCTGCTCGCCGGGACGCTGATACTCGTCCCTCACGAGTGGCTCCACGGGCTCGCCATCCGCTACTACGGCGGAAAGCCCCGCTACGGCGTGGGCGTTTCGCACTTCGTCGTGCCCTACGCGTACGCGACGACCGACCACCGCTTCGAGCGGAACCAGTTCGCCGTCGTCCTGCTGGCGCCGCTCGTCGGCATCAGTCTCGTCGGTGTCCCCCTGATGGTCCTGACCGGGTGGGGCTGGCTCGTCCTCCCGCTCGCGGCGAACGCCGGCGGCGCCGTCGTCGACTGCTGGATGCTCCTGACGGTGCTCGGCTACCCCGCCCACGTCACCGTCGAGGACCACGAGACGGGCGTCCGCATCCTCGGCCACCCCGGCGACAGTCCACGACCGCTCTCGGTCGGCGGCCTCGTCTGGGACGCGCTGGTCGGGTCGGCGAGCGCCACCGTCGGCCTCCTCGTGCTGTTCGCCGTCCTCGGGCCGTGGCTGCTCTCGGCGCTGGGTGTCACCTCGCTCGTCTTCGGCACCCGCGGCACCCCGACGTTCCTGTTCGCGTTCGAAAGCACGGCCACGAGCGTCTCGTTCGGGTTCGGACCGGGGGTACTGGTGCTAGGTGCGGCCGCCGGGCTCGGCTACGCGTTCGTCCGGTCGCGGCGCCGCCAGCGCCGGGTGCGGGCCGAGGCGAACGACGCCGACGTGCACTCGGAGTCGTAGCCCCGACCACCGCGCCGGTTGCCGGTTTCGGTAAGGGTCGCGCGCACACGCGCGAGGGATTCTTGTGCCTCCGGCCCCTATCTCGAGATACGTTCGGCACACCGCCGAGACACACCCATATGACTCAGGAACTCCCCCCGCACGAGAGCCACGACTCTCACGAGCAGACCCCCGACTACGAGACGGTCAGCGTGCCCGTCCTCGTGATCGGTGCAGGGGCCGCGGGCGCCCGGACGGCCATCGAACTGGCCGAGCGCGGCGTCGAGACGCTCGTGGTCGGCAAGCGCGACCACGGTGACGCCCACACGACGTGGGCCGCCGGCGGCGTCAACGGCGCGCTCGGGAGCCTGGACCCCGAGGACGACTGGACCATCCACGCCGCGGACACGCTGAAGGAGGGCCACTTCCTCAACGACCCCGTCGCCGTCGAGACGGTGACCGAGGCGATGCCCGACCGCCTCCGCGAACTCGACGAGTGGGGGATGGCCTTCGACAGGACCGAGGACGGCGAGATCGCCCAGCGCTACTTCGGCGCCCAGTCGTTCCGCCGGACCGCCTTCGTCGGCGACCGGACCGGCGAGGCGATGCTCGACACGCTCGTCGCGAAGGCCCAGTCGCTCTCCATCCCGTACCGCGAGAACGTGCTCGTCACCGAACTCCTGAGCGACGGCCAGCGGGTGTACGGGGCCGTCGCCGTGGACCTCGAGGACGGCCACTTCGTCCTGTTCGAGACGGACTACGTCGTCCTGGCGGCCGGGGGCGCCTCGGCGCTCTACGGCCGGCACTCCTCGCGCGACGACGAGAACACGGCCGACGGGCCGGCGCTCGCCTACGAGGCCGGCGCGGAGCTGATGGACCTCGAGTTCGTCCAGTTCCACCCGACCGGGATGATGGGCGACCGCTACGGCGAGGAGTGGGACGGCCGCCTCGTCACCGAAGCCGTCCGTGGCGAGGGGGGCCGCCTCTACAACGCAGCCGTCTCCGCGAGCGAAGCGAGCGGAGGCTCGGGAGAACGGGGTTCTCCCGGTGGGGAGCGGTTCATGGAGCGCTACAGCCCCGACCAGATGGAGCTCGACGCCCGCGACGTCGTCGCCCGCGCCATCGCGCAGGAGGTCCGCGAGGGCCGGGGCACCGAGAACGGCGGCGTCTACCTCGACATCAGCCACCGGGACGCAGACTACGTCCGCGAGCGGCTGCCGAAGATGTACGAGCGGTTCCAGTCGCTCGGCGTCGACATCACCGAGGAACCGATGGAGGTGGCACCGACCGCGCACTACACGATGGGCGGCGTCGACATCGACTGGGAGACGGGTGCGACCCGTGTCGACCGCCTGTTCGCCGTCGGTGAGACGGTGGCGGGCGTCCACGGCGCGAACCGACTGGGGGGCAACTCCCTCGCGGAGACGGTGGCGATGGGCAAGGTGGTCGGCGAGACGGTCGCCGACCGCGACCCCGGCAGCTCCGAACTGCCCGCCTCGATGCGGGCGTACGCCGAGCGGTCGATGGCGTCGCTCCGGGAACTGGCCGCGAGCGACGGCGACGTCGCGCCGGCGGAACTCGTCGAGGAACTCCGTCGCGTGATGGACGAGCACGCCGGCATCCTCCGGGACGCCGAGAGCCTCCGCGTGGGACTCGACCGACTGGCCGGCTTGCGCGAGCGGACCGCCGACCTGCGACTGGACGGCGACCGGACGAGCGAGTCGTTCGAACTCGCGGTCGACCTCTCGTTCCTCCTGACCGTCGCCGAGTGCGTCCTGCGCGGGGCGCTCCTGCGTGAGGAGTCACGCGGTGCCCACAGCCGCACCGACTTCCCCGAGATGGACCCCGAGTGGCGGCGGAACCTCCTGTTCCACCGGACGGAGACGGGGATGGCCCACCGGAGCCGTGGCGTCGCCGAACCCAGTGAGACCGTTCGCGAGGCACTGGACGCCGGCTACGAGCTGGACTACCACCACCTCGAGTAGCGCGTCGGGGGCCCGCTCGTTTTCCGGCTTGCCAACCGCTTACCGGTCGGCGCGCCTCTCTCCGGTGTGAGAGCCGAGCACCACCGTGACACCGCTATCGAGGCGCTGGCCGACCGTGACTACCGGGCGGCCGGCGACGCCTACACGCGCGCTGGCCGGGCTGCCCTCGCGGACCCACGCGGTGCGGACGGTCCGGACCCGTTCGCCCCCGACGAGAAGGGGTGGGTCGGCCGCGGCCTGCAGTACCTCTGTGTCGCCGCCGTCGCCTACCGCGTCGCCGGTCTCGACTCGCGGGCCACCTACCGGGCCGTCGAGGGGGCGGCCGCGGCCCGCGACCTGCGGACC includes the following:
- a CDS encoding DUF3267 domain-containing protein, with amino-acid sequence MTPPSAPAADSDTLLADLQATRSLTVQWTLVGSLGFLLSFGVFALLYELLVGGPLSLRLGLDVPWWHPGLDLLALLLAGTLILVPHEWLHGLAIRYYGGKPRYGVGVSHFVVPYAYATTDHRFERNQFAVVLLAPLVGISLVGVPLMVLTGWGWLVLPLAANAGGAVVDCWMLLTVLGYPAHVTVEDHETGVRILGHPGDSPRPLSVGGLVWDALVGSASATVGLLVLFAVLGPWLLSALGVTSLVFGTRGTPTFLFAFESTATSVSFGFGPGVLVLGAAAGLGYAFVRSRRRQRRVRAEANDADVHSES
- a CDS encoding L-aspartate oxidase, with protein sequence MTQELPPHESHDSHEQTPDYETVSVPVLVIGAGAAGARTAIELAERGVETLVVGKRDHGDAHTTWAAGGVNGALGSLDPEDDWTIHAADTLKEGHFLNDPVAVETVTEAMPDRLRELDEWGMAFDRTEDGEIAQRYFGAQSFRRTAFVGDRTGEAMLDTLVAKAQSLSIPYRENVLVTELLSDGQRVYGAVAVDLEDGHFVLFETDYVVLAAGGASALYGRHSSRDDENTADGPALAYEAGAELMDLEFVQFHPTGMMGDRYGEEWDGRLVTEAVRGEGGRLYNAAVSASEASGGSGERGSPGGERFMERYSPDQMELDARDVVARAIAQEVREGRGTENGGVYLDISHRDADYVRERLPKMYERFQSLGVDITEEPMEVAPTAHYTMGGVDIDWETGATRVDRLFAVGETVAGVHGANRLGGNSLAETVAMGKVVGETVADRDPGSSELPASMRAYAERSMASLRELAASDGDVAPAELVEELRRVMDEHAGILRDAESLRVGLDRLAGLRERTADLRLDGDRTSESFELAVDLSFLLTVAECVLRGALLREESRGAHSRTDFPEMDPEWRRNLLFHRTETGMAHRSRGVAEPSETVREALDAGYELDYHHLE